One Helicobacter cetorum MIT 00-7128 DNA window includes the following coding sequences:
- the deoD gene encoding purine-nucleoside phosphorylase, whose translation MTPHINAKIGDFHSKCILCGDPLRVKYIAKNFLEDAKEITNVRNMLGFSGKYKGKEISLMGHGMGIASCTIYATELIQTYQVKELLRIGTCGAISQKVALKDIILATGASTDSKTNRVRFLNHDLSATPSFELSLKAYQMAQQLNIDLKVGNVFTSDFFYSFETHAFDLLAKYNHLGIEMEAAGLYATAMELNAKALCLCSVSDHLITHEKLSPEERVESFDNMVTLALEMMTHDN comes from the coding sequence ATGACCCCCCATATCAATGCAAAAATTGGCGATTTTCATTCTAAATGTATTTTATGTGGCGACCCCTTAAGAGTGAAATACATTGCAAAAAACTTTTTAGAAGATGCTAAAGAAATAACTAATGTGCGTAACATGCTAGGATTTAGTGGAAAGTATAAGGGTAAGGAAATTTCTTTAATGGGGCATGGCATGGGAATTGCATCATGCACGATTTATGCTACAGAACTTATTCAAACCTATCAAGTTAAAGAGCTTTTAAGGATTGGCACTTGTGGGGCTATCAGTCAAAAAGTAGCCCTAAAAGATATTATTCTAGCAACTGGTGCTTCAACAGATTCTAAAACAAATCGGGTGCGTTTCTTAAACCACGATTTGAGCGCTACACCTAGTTTTGAACTAAGTTTAAAAGCGTATCAAATGGCTCAACAATTAAATATTGATTTAAAAGTGGGTAATGTCTTTACGAGCGATTTTTTCTATTCTTTTGAAACGCATGCCTTTGACTTACTAGCAAAGTATAATCACTTGGGTATTGAAATGGAGGCTGCAGGTTTATATGCTACGGCTATGGAGTTAAACGCTAAGGCTTTATGTTTATGCTCTGTGTCAGACCATTTAATCACACACGAAAAATTAAGCCCTGAAGAAAGAGTGGAGAGCTTTGATAACATGGTAACTCTAGCTTTAGAGATGATGACACATGATAACTAA
- a CDS encoding restriction endonuclease subunit S: protein MITKENFKEALKTLGFEENNEILTKTLNNATLKVDFKAQKLIYPSDLIINDKTTCNFEKPENFVVFECVHRLLNQGYFSKHLELERKWQLGRELKSGKADICIKNNENKIICIIECKTPDNKESKEYSKAKNLLETSPHNQLFSYYQQEKSNEFEQFLALYTSEFKEHKVKETYILIGVSKKGYEKASSAIDAWNVWQKDYHGEHAPFGLFEDNAPYEIGKKKVTLDSLKPINESDLKSKYHEFATILRQHNVSGRENAFDKLINLLLCKVSDEKNNSIKDKENQELQFFWKGFTFDEPLKFCDRLQQLYQQGMKEFLNEDITYISEEQIEEAFKLFKNKKNETKDTIKEYFTQLKYYSSNDFAFIDVHNEELFKKNFEVLLKMVKLFQNNKLLESHENQFLSDLFEGFLDNGIKQSEGQFFTPLVIVKFIINSLPYLDKPKVLDYACGAGHFLNEYYKINPKASIVGIEKEYRLSKVAKVSSFMYGANSKIIYNDALKVHKGLKDFNVLIANPPYSVKGFLSTLNESERQNFSLYANCDEKSLESINAIECFFIERATQLLEHNALAGIILPSSILSKDTPILYTKTRELLLKHFKIIAITELSSGTFGKTGTNTITLFLKKKSNTPKEHKHFENLVNAWLEGDFKTNGDLIGQDYLNAYCEYRNFNKQDYKAFLQNDLLESLKENENFKDYTKAFNALYKEPKTKEFKELNKEQQLALKEKELIKFIKLKEQDKMLYFCMTYHQQERVLIVKSPNKSEEAKKFLGYEWSSRKGSEGIKYLNSNNTNNDNEILENQEELKYEGLKNINTPLYNPNDLDDKTKINTLIKSNFNNEILQIPSELKEFVRYANLVDLLDFERLEFNKALNLTSKNKVEIKSKYELVRLGEVASIDWGNTKLTKEIYKENARYKVYSASGQDGTIDFYEHEGEAVILSAIGARCGKCFFATDKWTAIKNTIIIKAKKDILIRYLFEYINNETFWNKSGSAQPFIKLGSASAQKIPLPPLEIQEQILSHLQELDIKREVSQTKINALQQEITNIINNINAPLRKLSELIKINTTSINPLETPNKKFIYIDIDSVNKGTGIIDYSNILQGSNAPSRARRIAPSHSVIISTVRPYLKGFAYIEKEQQDCIFSTGFAILESSELILPKYLYFMFMCLKDLMRQMENAMPKSSYPSINKKDIENFTIPLPPKELQQEIIAQIEILEKEIKTLQNELNTIAPQKERYLKEQLGLE, encoded by the coding sequence ATGATAACTAAAGAAAATTTTAAAGAAGCCCTAAAAACCTTAGGCTTTGAAGAAAATAACGAAATTTTGACTAAAACCCTAAATAACGCTACGCTAAAAGTGGATTTTAAAGCCCAAAAACTCATTTATCCTAGCGATTTGATTATCAACGATAAAACCACATGCAATTTTGAAAAGCCTGAAAATTTTGTCGTGTTTGAATGCGTGCATAGGCTCTTAAATCAAGGCTATTTTTCAAAACACTTAGAATTAGAGAGAAAGTGGCAATTAGGGCGTGAGTTAAAAAGCGGTAAAGCAGATATTTGTATCAAAAATAATGAAAATAAAATTATTTGTATCATTGAATGTAAAACCCCAGATAATAAAGAGAGCAAAGAATATTCTAAGGCTAAAAATCTTTTAGAAACTAGCCCACATAATCAATTATTTTCATATTATCAACAAGAAAAATCTAATGAGTTCGAGCAATTTTTAGCCCTTTATACAAGCGAGTTTAAAGAGCATAAAGTCAAAGAGACTTATATTTTAATAGGCGTGAGTAAAAAAGGCTATGAAAAAGCAAGCAGTGCCATTGATGCTTGGAATGTATGGCAAAAGGACTATCATGGCGAACATGCCCCTTTTGGTTTATTTGAAGATAACGCCCCTTATGAAATAGGCAAAAAGAAAGTAACTCTAGATAGTCTAAAACCCATAAACGAAAGCGATTTGAAGTCTAAATACCATGAATTTGCCACCATTTTACGCCAACACAATGTTTCAGGGCGAGAAAACGCTTTTGATAAACTCATCAATTTATTGCTTTGTAAAGTGAGCGATGAGAAAAACAACTCCATAAAGGATAAAGAAAATCAAGAATTGCAATTTTTTTGGAAAGGCTTTACTTTTGATGAACCCTTAAAATTTTGCGATAGATTGCAACAACTTTACCAACAGGGCATGAAAGAATTTCTAAACGAAGACATCACCTACATTAGCGAAGAGCAAATTGAAGAGGCTTTTAAATTATTCAAAAACAAGAAAAACGAGACCAAAGACACCATAAAAGAATATTTCACGCAATTAAAATATTATTCTAGCAACGATTTTGCCTTTATTGATGTGCATAATGAAGAGCTTTTTAAAAAGAATTTTGAAGTGCTTTTAAAAATGGTCAAGCTTTTTCAAAACAATAAACTCCTAGAAAGCCACGAAAACCAGTTTTTAAGCGATTTGTTTGAAGGCTTTTTAGATAATGGCATCAAGCAAAGCGAGGGGCAGTTTTTCACGCCCTTAGTTATTGTCAAATTCATTATCAACTCACTCCCTTATTTAGATAAGCCTAAAGTTTTAGATTACGCATGCGGAGCAGGGCATTTTTTGAACGAATATTATAAAATCAATCCAAAAGCCAGTATTGTAGGCATTGAAAAAGAATACCGCCTAAGTAAAGTCGCCAAAGTCAGTTCCTTTATGTATGGGGCTAATAGTAAGATTATTTATAATGACGCATTGAAAGTTCATAAGGGTTTAAAAGACTTTAATGTTTTAATCGCTAACCCCCCTTATAGTGTCAAAGGGTTTTTAAGCACCTTAAATGAGAGTGAGAGACAAAATTTCAGCCTTTATGCAAATTGTGATGAAAAAAGCCTAGAGAGTATCAACGCTATAGAATGCTTTTTCATAGAAAGAGCTACGCAACTTTTAGAGCATAATGCTTTAGCAGGGATTATCCTACCAAGCTCCATTTTAAGCAAAGACACGCCAATTCTTTATACTAAAACTAGAGAACTCCTTTTAAAGCATTTTAAAATCATCGCCATTACTGAATTAAGCTCAGGCACTTTTGGAAAAACCGGCACCAACACCATAACCCTATTTTTAAAGAAAAAGAGCAACACCCCAAAAGAACACAAGCATTTTGAAAATCTAGTTAATGCATGGCTTGAAGGCGATTTTAAAACTAACGGCGACTTAATAGGGCAAGATTACCTAAACGCCTATTGTGAATACAGAAATTTTAATAAACAAGATTACAAAGCGTTTTTACAAAATGATTTATTAGAGAGCCTAAAAGAAAATGAAAATTTTAAGGACTATACAAAAGCCTTTAATGCCCTTTATAAAGAGCCTAAAACTAAGGAATTTAAAGAATTAAACAAAGAGCAACAACTCGCCCTTAAAGAAAAAGAGCTAATAAAATTCATCAAACTTAAAGAGCAAGACAAAATGCTTTATTTTTGTATGACTTACCACCAACAAGAAAGGGTGCTTATTGTCAAATCCCCTAATAAAAGTGAAGAAGCTAAGAAATTTTTGGGTTATGAATGGAGTAGTAGAAAAGGAAGTGAGGGCATAAAATATTTAAATAGTAATAACACTAATAACGATAATGAAATTTTAGAAAACCAAGAAGAGCTTAAATATGAGGGGCTTAAAAATATCAACACCCCTTTATACAACCCAAACGACCTAGATGACAAAACCAAAATTAACACACTCATAAAAAGCAATTTCAATAATGAAATTTTACAAATCCCAAGCGAGTTAAAAGAATTTGTGCGTTATGCTAACTTAGTGGATTTGCTAGATTTTGAACGCCTAGAGTTTAACAAGGCGTTGAATTTGACCTCTAAAAACAAAGTGGAAATTAAGAGTAAGTATGAATTAGTAAGGTTAGGGGAAGTTGCTAGTATTGACTGGGGAAATACAAAATTAACAAAAGAGATTTACAAAGAAAATGCTAGATATAAAGTTTATAGTGCGAGCGGACAAGACGGAACGATAGATTTTTACGAACACGAGGGGGAGGCGGTTATTTTATCAGCGATAGGGGCAAGGTGTGGTAAATGCTTTTTTGCGACAGATAAATGGACGGCAATTAAAAACACGATTATAATTAAAGCAAAAAAAGATATTTTGATAAGATATTTATTTGAGTATATCAATAATGAAACATTTTGGAATAAATCAGGGTCAGCCCAACCATTTATAAAATTAGGGTCAGCATCGGCACAGAAAATCCCCTTACCACCTTTAGAAATCCAAGAGCAAATCCTTTCGCACTTACAAGAATTAGATATTAAAAGAGAAGTTAGCCAAACAAAAATCAACGCTCTACAACAAGAAATAACCAACATTATCAATAATATCAACGCTCCCTTAAGAAAACTTAGCGAGTTAATTAAAATCAACACTACAAGTATTAACCCCCTTGAAACGCCTAATAAAAAATTTATTTATATAGATATTGACAGTGTAAATAAAGGCACAGGAATAATTGATTATTCAAATATTTTACAAGGCTCAAACGCTCCATCAAGGGCTAGAAGAATAGCCCCTAGCCATAGCGTAATCATTTCTACGGTGAGACCTTACTTAAAAGGTTTTGCTTATATTGAGAAAGAGCAACAAGATTGTATCTTTTCAACAGGTTTTGCTATCCTTGAAAGTAGTGAGTTAATTTTGCCTAAATATTTGTATTTTATGTTTATGTGTCTTAAAGATTTAATGCGTCAAATGGAAAATGCCATGCCAAAATCAAGTTATCCTAGTATCAATAAAAAAGACATTGAAAACTTTACAATCCCTTTACCACCCAAAGAATTGCAACAAGAAATCATCGCTCAAATTGAAATCTTAGAAAAAGAAATTAAGACCTTACAAAATGAACTTAATACCATAGCCCCACAAAAAGAACGCTACCTAAAAGAACAATTAGGATTAGAATAA